From the genome of uncultured Fusobacterium sp.:
GTTCATTTGGATTTATGTCTATAATTGGAGCTATCAGTTTAAGTGGTATGATGATTAAGAACTCTATTGTACTGATTGATGAGATTAAATATGAGATTAACATTGAGAAAAAAGATCCATATATTGCTGTAATTGATTCTGCTGTAAGTAGAATTCGTCCTGTTTCCATGGCATCTGTAACAACAATTTTTGGTATGCTGCCACTTGTGTTTGATCCACTTTATGGAGATATGGCTATTACAATAGTATTTGGACTTACAGCTTCAACTATGCTTACTCTATTTGTAGTGCCACTTTTATACACTATGCTTTACAAGATTGAGAAGAAAGATTAATTATAAATAATCTTATATAATAATAGTACACTTTATTTTAAAAAAATTACAAATTATTTAATAATAATATTAAAATTTATTTTTTGTCACACAATTGTCACAATTCAATGGTATACAATATATATAAAATCTTTCCCCAAGATATTTTATAGAGAAAAGGGTTTGCAATTTCGGTTGCAAACCCTTTTTGATTTCTAGCTTTTAATACTATTTCTCATTTTTTGTAAAATCGTCGCAAACCCTTATTTTACTCTTGATATTTTGCACGTAAGAACATCGTAAGAACACTCTAAGAAAAAATTAAATTTTTAAAACAATACATTTTATAAAACTTTGAGCACTGGAATAAAATTACACTAAAAGTCTATAAGAACATTTTTTAAAAATTTTCTTAATTTTTTATAATAAAAAAAATAGGGATTGTATAGTCCCTATTCTTGTAATTTTATTGCGAGTTATATATTCTTTTATAATTCCAATATCTTCTCTCATTATTTCTTTTAAAAACTTAAAAAATAACAAAAATTATTGTTTTATTGGAATCTCTTTTAAAATTATTTCCAATATCTTTTCATCTATTTTTAATGAAGCTACAATTTTATAAAAAAACTCATCTCCTATTTTTCTTTTAAGCTTTCTGATTCTTTTCTTTATTCCAGATTTTAGTTGATCATATTCATTTTTACTTAAAAACATTTGAAAATATAAAATTGTATGATAAAAACTTTGTCTGTTGTCTTCTCTCTTTATTCCTAATTTATCATGTAAAATATCTAAATATGGTAAATCATTTCTAAATTTAAAATTAAATAAAACGTTGTTATGTGCTGTTATATTTCTTAAATCAAGAATATTTTCTAGTACTAAATCTACAGTTTTATAAGGTATTTCATGCTTAAGCTTTTCCATTGTATTTTCTTCTAAAAAATACACTAAATCTTTAACCACCATATTTTTTACTTTTTCTGCATTTAATCTATAAAAGTGATTCATTTCTCCAAAACTTAAATAATCAATTAATACCCAAATTGGAACTGTATTATGTATATGTATATGATGCTTAATAGAATTATTTTCTTTATTATTAGTTGTATTTTTAGCTTTTATTTCTTTTGCTAAAGTGGAAATTGTATTTATTATTTTTATAATATTTTTAATATCATAGTTATTAGTATTATAATTTTTTATATCAAAATACGGATATTGCTCATTTTTAAAAAACTTAGCATAATTATATGCTAAAATTGATTTAAAATGTCTTTCAACATCTAAAATATGTTTGAGAACTATTTGTTTTATTTCTTTATCAAAATGGTATATTTCTAAAATTTTTTCAAAATATATATTTTCATAGTAACAATTAGTTTCAGGATTAATAAAAAATTTACTATAACAATTAATAATATTATAATAATTATTATGTAAAAGATAGAATTTTGCTTTTTCTTCATCTTCAAATTTTAGGTTTCTTGATTTTAAAATTTCTATTTGTTCTTCTAAAGTTTTAAATGGTTTCATTAAAATCTCCTTTATAAACAAAATACCGCTAATTACTTATTATAAAATAAATAACTAGCGGTATTGCACACATACAGCCTCCATAAAATTATGGTCAGCCCCTTACATGCTCTTCAGTTAAAAAAATTA
Proteins encoded in this window:
- a CDS encoding Abi family protein; this translates as MKPFKTLEEQIEILKSRNLKFEDEEKAKFYLLHNNYYNIINCYSKFFINPETNCYYENIYFEKILEIYHFDKEIKQIVLKHILDVERHFKSILAYNYAKFFKNEQYPYFDIKNYNTNNYDIKNIIKIINTISTLAKEIKAKNTTNNKENNSIKHHIHIHNTVPIWVLIDYLSFGEMNHFYRLNAEKVKNMVVKDLVYFLEENTMEKLKHEIPYKTVDLVLENILDLRNITAHNNVLFNFKFRNDLPYLDILHDKLGIKREDNRQSFYHTILYFQMFLSKNEYDQLKSGIKKRIRKLKRKIGDEFFYKIVASLKIDEKILEIILKEIPIKQ